In Rhodoferax koreense, a genomic segment contains:
- a CDS encoding phosphatidate cytidylyltransferase, giving the protein MLKQRVITAIILLAILLPALFYPSPEPFCGVALVLIAAGSWEWGRLNKLGQGASLTLGLIAVLVCGWLWQDGWLARPSIALWAPVGAAWVLAGGWLIRRGVPGWAPIAAPLRVAAGLLALCLTWLAVGQARVIGVNFLLSILVLVWVADIGAYFAGRAFGLRFTKVKLAPAISPGKSWEGVWGGMAGVFVLALAWIWADQAAQAPVASLYTRLAAQNWLLLLLAVVFLAAMSVVGDLVESLIKRSAGVKDSSGLLPGHGGVLDRVDALLPTLPLAMMLYAAVA; this is encoded by the coding sequence ATGCTCAAACAGCGCGTCATCACGGCCATCATCCTGCTGGCCATCCTGCTGCCGGCGCTGTTCTATCCCTCTCCCGAGCCGTTCTGCGGCGTGGCGCTGGTGCTGATCGCCGCCGGCAGCTGGGAATGGGGCCGCCTGAACAAGCTGGGCCAGGGCGCTTCGCTCACGCTCGGCTTGATTGCGGTGCTGGTGTGCGGCTGGCTGTGGCAGGACGGCTGGCTGGCGCGGCCAAGCATTGCGCTGTGGGCGCCGGTCGGAGCGGCCTGGGTGCTCGCCGGCGGCTGGTTGATCCGCCGCGGCGTGCCGGGCTGGGCTCCGATCGCCGCGCCGCTGCGGGTGGCCGCCGGCCTGCTCGCGTTGTGCCTGACCTGGCTGGCCGTGGGCCAGGCGCGGGTGATCGGGGTGAACTTCCTGTTGTCCATCCTGGTGCTGGTGTGGGTGGCCGACATCGGCGCCTATTTCGCGGGCCGGGCTTTCGGGCTGCGCTTCACCAAGGTCAAGCTGGCACCCGCCATCAGCCCCGGCAAGAGCTGGGAGGGCGTGTGGGGCGGCATGGCCGGCGTGTTCGTCCTGGCGCTGGCCTGGATCTGGGCCGACCAGGCTGCGCAGGCGCCGGTGGCCAGCCTCTACACGCGGCTGGCCGCGCAGAATTGGCTCTTGCTCTTGCTGGCCGTGGTTTTTCTGGCGGCGATGAGCGTGGTCGGCGATCTCGTCGAGTCGTTGATCAAGCGCAGCGCCGGCGTGAAGGACAGCAGCGGCCTGCTGCCCGGCCATGGTGGCGTGCTCGACCGTGTCGATGCGCTGCTGCCGACGCTGCCGCTGGCGATGATGCTCTACGCCGCGGTGGCTTGA
- the uppS gene encoding polyprenyl diphosphate synthase, whose protein sequence is MAVSSRVPHHIAIVMDGNGRWATRRFLPRVAGHHQGVESLRRCVQACLDRDIGVLTVFAFSSENWDRPAEEVSGLMSLMVTVLSKEVPKLKANGAQLHFVGELGALSEKVRNGLLEAEKATAGNSRLVLNICFNYGGRWDIAQAARKLVAAGEPVTEKSLDRAMALAHCADPDLLIRTGGEFRISNFLLWQSAYTEMYFSDKLWPEFDEAALDAAIAEFGRRERRFGKTSSQVAAPAATASSSSSSA, encoded by the coding sequence ATGGCTGTCTCTTCACGCGTTCCCCACCACATCGCCATCGTCATGGACGGCAACGGCCGCTGGGCGACGCGCCGTTTCCTGCCGCGTGTCGCCGGCCACCACCAGGGCGTGGAATCGCTGCGCCGATGCGTGCAGGCCTGCCTGGACCGCGACATCGGCGTGTTGACGGTGTTCGCCTTTTCTTCCGAGAACTGGGACCGGCCCGCCGAAGAGGTTTCGGGCCTGATGTCGCTGATGGTGACGGTCCTGTCCAAGGAAGTGCCCAAGCTCAAGGCCAATGGCGCCCAGCTGCACTTCGTCGGTGAGCTCGGGGCCCTGTCCGAGAAAGTGCGCAACGGCCTGCTCGAAGCCGAGAAGGCCACGGCCGGCAACAGCCGCCTGGTGCTCAACATCTGCTTCAACTACGGCGGCCGCTGGGACATCGCCCAGGCTGCGCGCAAGCTCGTCGCGGCCGGCGAGCCGGTCACCGAAAAAAGCCTGGACCGCGCCATGGCGCTGGCGCATTGCGCTGATCCGGATCTGCTGATCCGCACCGGCGGCGAATTCCGCATCAGCAACTTCCTGCTGTGGCAGTCGGCCTATACGGAAATGTATTTCAGCGACAAACTCTGGCCCGAGTTCGACGAGGCCGCGCTGGACGCCGCGATCGCCGAGTTCGGCCGGCGCGAGCGCCGTTTCGGCAAGACCTCGAGCCAGGTGGCCGCACCGGCGGCAACGGCATCCTCCTCCTCTTCATCGGCCTGA
- the frr gene encoding ribosome recycling factor: protein MTIADIKSNTETKMDQSIAAFKNNLTKIRTGRANPALLDSVHVDYYGSAVPISQVANVSLLDSRTISVQPWEKGMGAKIEKAIRESDLGLNPASMGDLIRVPLPAMSEERRKEMTKLVRNEGESAKIAVRNLRRDANESVKKLVKDKLASEDDQKRAEADIQKTTDRHIAGIDQLVASKEQEIMAV from the coding sequence ATGACGATTGCTGACATCAAAAGCAACACCGAAACGAAGATGGACCAGTCCATCGCCGCTTTCAAGAACAACCTCACCAAGATCCGCACCGGCCGCGCCAATCCCGCGCTGCTCGACAGTGTGCATGTGGACTATTACGGTTCGGCGGTGCCGATCAGCCAGGTGGCCAACGTCTCGCTGCTCGACTCGCGCACCATCAGCGTCCAGCCTTGGGAAAAAGGCATGGGCGCCAAGATCGAGAAGGCCATCCGCGAAAGCGACCTGGGTCTGAACCCCGCGTCCATGGGCGATCTCATCCGTGTGCCGCTGCCGGCCATGAGCGAAGAGCGCCGCAAGGAAATGACCAAACTGGTGCGCAACGAGGGTGAAAGCGCCAAGATCGCCGTGCGCAACCTGCGCCGCGACGCCAACGAATCGGTGAAGAAACTGGTCAAGGACAAGCTCGCGTCCGAAGACGACCAGAAGCGCGCCGAAGCCGACATCCAGAAGACGACCGACCGCCACATCGCCGGCATCGACCAACTGGTGGCGAGCAAGGAACAGGAAATCATGGCGGTCTGA
- the pyrH gene encoding UMP kinase — protein MTIAKPAHKRILLKLSGEALMGDDQFGINRDTIVRMVEEVAEVTRLGVEVAVVIGGGNIFRGVAGGSTGIDRATADYMGMLATVMNALALADTMNKAGLVARVMSAIAIEQVVEPYVRPKALQYLEEGKVVVFAAGTGNPFFTTDTAAALRGAEIGAEVVLKATKVDGVYTADPKLDATATRYTKLSFDEAMSRNLGIMDATAFALCRDQKLPIKVFSIFKHGALKRVVMGEDEGTLVYA, from the coding sequence ATGACCATCGCCAAGCCAGCCCACAAGCGTATTTTGCTCAAGCTGTCCGGCGAGGCTCTGATGGGCGACGATCAGTTCGGTATCAACCGCGACACCATCGTGCGCATGGTGGAGGAGGTGGCCGAGGTCACTCGGCTGGGGGTTGAAGTGGCGGTGGTGATCGGTGGCGGCAACATCTTTCGCGGTGTGGCCGGCGGCTCGACCGGCATCGACCGGGCCACGGCCGACTACATGGGCATGTTGGCCACGGTGATGAACGCATTGGCGCTGGCCGACACCATGAACAAGGCCGGCCTGGTCGCACGTGTGATGTCGGCCATCGCCATCGAGCAGGTGGTCGAGCCCTATGTGCGGCCGAAGGCGCTGCAGTACCTGGAAGAAGGCAAGGTCGTGGTGTTTGCGGCGGGCACGGGCAATCCGTTCTTCACCACCGACACGGCGGCCGCGCTGCGTGGCGCGGAGATCGGTGCCGAAGTGGTGCTGAAGGCGACCAAGGTCGATGGTGTCTATACTGCCGACCCGAAGCTCGATGCCACCGCGACGCGGTACACCAAGCTGTCGTTCGATGAAGCCATGTCGCGCAACCTGGGCATCATGGATGCCACGGCGTTTGCCCTGTGCCGTGATCAGAAGCTGCCGATCAAGGTGTTCTCGATCTTCAAGCACGGCGCACTCAAACGGGTGGTCATGGGCGAAGACGAAGGTACGCTGGTTTACGCCTGA
- the tsf gene encoding translation elongation factor Ts, with translation MAAITASMVAELRGKTDAPMMECKKALTEAGGDMAKAEELLRVKLGSKAGKAASRVTAEGVVVSFIEGQTGALLEVNCETDFVTKNDSFLALAKGAVELIAKNNPADVAALSALPYAQDGFGPTLEDVRAGLIGKIGENMSFRRFKYFSGSKLASYLHGTRIGVVVEFEGDEVAAKDVAMHIAAMKPVALTSADVPAELIAKERSVAAAKAAEDAATAVAAGKPVQSDEIVAKRVEGGVQKYLKEVSLFNQAFVKNDKQSVEQMLKAAGTNVKAFTLYVVGEGIEKKVDDFAAEVAAQVAAAKASA, from the coding sequence ATGGCTGCAATTACCGCAAGCATGGTCGCTGAACTGCGTGGCAAGACCGATGCCCCGATGATGGAATGCAAGAAGGCGCTGACCGAAGCCGGTGGCGACATGGCCAAGGCCGAGGAACTGCTGCGCGTCAAGCTCGGCAGCAAGGCCGGCAAGGCCGCTTCCCGCGTGACCGCCGAAGGCGTGGTCGTGAGCTTCATCGAAGGCCAGACCGGTGCGCTGCTCGAAGTCAACTGCGAAACCGATTTCGTGACCAAGAACGACAGCTTCCTGGCGCTGGCCAAGGGTGCGGTCGAACTGATCGCCAAGAACAATCCGGCCGATGTCGCCGCCCTGAGCGCACTGCCTTACGCCCAGGACGGCTTCGGCCCGACGCTGGAAGACGTGCGCGCCGGCCTGATCGGCAAGATCGGCGAGAACATGAGCTTCCGCCGCTTCAAGTATTTCAGCGGCAGCAAGCTCGCCAGCTACCTGCACGGCACGCGCATCGGGGTGGTCGTCGAGTTCGAGGGTGACGAAGTCGCCGCCAAGGACGTGGCCATGCACATCGCCGCCATGAAGCCTGTCGCGCTGACCAGCGCCGACGTGCCCGCCGAACTGATCGCCAAGGAGCGTTCGGTGGCCGCCGCCAAGGCCGCCGAAGACGCGGCAACCGCCGTGGCCGCCGGCAAGCCCGTGCAGTCCGACGAGATCGTCGCCAAGCGCGTCGAAGGCGGCGTGCAGAAGTACCTCAAGGAAGTCTCGCTGTTCAACCAGGCCTTCGTGAAGAACGACAAGCAAAGCGTCGAGCAGATGCTCAAGGCCGCCGGCACCAACGTCAAGGCGTTCACGCTGTACGTCGTGGGTGAAGGCATCGAGAAGAAGGTCGACGACTTCGCCGCCGAAGTGGCCGCGCAAGTGGCCGCCGCCAAGGCTTCGGCCTGA
- the rpsB gene encoding 30S ribosomal protein S2, with protein sequence MSVTMREMLEAGVHFGHQTRFWNPKMAPFIFGHRNKIHIINLEKSLPMFQEAAKFVKQLSANRGTILMVGTKRQAREIVAGEAQRAGVPFVDQRWLGGMLTNFKTVKTSIKRLKDMKTQQEAGLDSMSKKEQLMFAREMAKLEKDIGGIQDMNALPDAIFVIDVGYHKIAIAEARKLGIPLIGVVDSNHSPEGIDYVIPGNDDSSKAVTLYARGIADAIIEGRSNAVNDVVKAVSETSDEFVEVNEAAA encoded by the coding sequence ATGTCAGTCACGATGCGTGAAATGCTGGAAGCCGGCGTTCATTTCGGCCACCAGACCCGTTTCTGGAACCCCAAGATGGCTCCGTTCATCTTTGGTCACCGCAACAAGATCCACATCATCAACCTGGAAAAATCGCTGCCGATGTTCCAGGAAGCGGCCAAGTTCGTGAAGCAACTGTCGGCCAACCGCGGCACCATCCTGATGGTCGGCACCAAGCGCCAGGCCCGCGAAATCGTCGCCGGCGAAGCCCAGCGCGCTGGCGTGCCTTTCGTCGACCAGCGTTGGCTCGGCGGCATGCTCACCAACTTCAAGACCGTCAAGACCTCGATCAAGCGCCTGAAGGACATGAAGACCCAGCAGGAAGCCGGCCTGGACAGCATGAGCAAGAAGGAGCAGCTGATGTTCGCCCGCGAAATGGCCAAGCTGGAAAAGGACATCGGCGGCATCCAGGACATGAACGCGCTGCCTGACGCCATCTTCGTGATCGACGTCGGCTACCACAAGATCGCCATCGCGGAAGCCAGGAAGCTCGGCATCCCGCTGATCGGCGTGGTCGACTCCAACCACTCGCCTGAAGGCATCGACTACGTGATCCCCGGCAACGACGACTCGTCCAAGGCCGTCACGCTGTATGCCCGCGGCATTGCCGACGCGATCATCGAAGGCCGCTCCAACGCGGTCAACGACGTGGTCAAGGCCGTGTCCGAAACCAGCGACGAATTCGTGGAAGTGAACGAGGCCGCGGCCTGA
- a CDS encoding amidase: MIQDLTATREQIRSNHTNPSAEIEKSIAAAQSAACRNAFLLPMFDTARARAAEPGIAARPLAGLAFSVKDLFDVAGQVSTAGSKVLADDTPAHVDCPAVARLHAAGGSLVGRTNMVEFAFSGVGINPHFGTPSAWDGRYDLAPGPIPGTDHTVARVPGGSSSGAAVSVATGAAFIGLGSDTGGSIRIPAALNGIVGFKNTARLVPTTGAIPLSTTLDTVCAMTRTVRDAVLAHEILSARSVPRLPRPVSAMRLAVARTVMLDAMDHTVADAFSRSLQRLRDAGATVVEVPMPEIGELAGMNASGGFSAAESYAWHRRLVSVGDSVRSQYDPRVLARIERGAQMRAYEYFELVAARRAWITRMEAALQGFDAVVSPTVPIVPPPIANLAPNPAHDDAFFRVNALLLRNPSVVNMLDGCAISLPCHAPGELPVGLMLWQSAMHDDVLLNLALDIEPLLQFR, from the coding sequence ATGATCCAAGACCTGACCGCGACCCGGGAGCAGATTCGCTCCAACCACACCAACCCCTCGGCCGAGATCGAGAAATCCATCGCCGCGGCTCAGTCCGCCGCCTGCAGGAACGCGTTCCTGCTGCCGATGTTCGATACCGCGCGGGCGCGGGCCGCCGAGCCCGGCATCGCCGCCCGGCCGCTGGCCGGCCTGGCGTTTTCGGTAAAGGACCTGTTCGACGTGGCCGGCCAGGTCAGCACCGCCGGCTCGAAAGTGCTGGCCGACGACACCCCGGCCCACGTCGACTGCCCCGCCGTGGCCCGCCTGCATGCCGCGGGCGGGAGCCTCGTCGGGCGCACCAACATGGTGGAGTTCGCGTTCTCCGGCGTCGGCATCAATCCTCATTTCGGCACACCGTCGGCCTGGGACGGCCGTTACGACCTGGCGCCCGGCCCGATCCCCGGCACCGACCACACCGTGGCGCGCGTGCCCGGCGGCTCCTCGTCGGGTGCGGCCGTTTCGGTGGCCACCGGCGCGGCCTTCATCGGCCTGGGCTCGGATACGGGCGGCTCGATCCGCATCCCGGCCGCGCTCAACGGCATCGTCGGCTTCAAGAACACCGCACGCTTGGTGCCGACCACGGGCGCGATCCCGCTGTCCACCACGCTCGACACGGTCTGCGCCATGACGCGCACGGTGCGCGACGCGGTGCTGGCGCATGAGATCCTCAGCGCGCGCAGCGTGCCGCGCTTGCCCAGGCCGGTCTCGGCCATGCGCCTGGCCGTGGCGCGCACGGTGATGCTCGACGCCATGGACCACACCGTGGCCGACGCCTTCTCGCGCAGCCTCCAACGCCTGCGCGACGCCGGCGCCACCGTGGTGGAAGTGCCGATGCCCGAGATCGGCGAACTCGCCGGCATGAACGCCAGCGGCGGCTTTTCGGCCGCGGAGAGCTACGCCTGGCATCGCCGGCTGGTCAGCGTCGGCGACAGCGTGCGTTCGCAATACGATCCCCGTGTGCTGGCGCGCATCGAACGCGGCGCGCAGATGCGTGCCTATGAATACTTCGAACTGGTGGCCGCTCGGCGCGCCTGGATCACGCGCATGGAAGCCGCGCTGCAGGGCTTCGACGCGGTCGTCTCTCCCACCGTGCCGATCGTGCCGCCGCCGATCGCCAACCTCGCGCCGAACCCGGCGCACGACGACGCCTTCTTCCGCGTCAACGCGCTGCTGCTGCGCAACCCGAGCGTGGTCAACATGCTCGACGGCTGCGCCATCTCCCTGCCCTGCCACGCGCCGGGCGAACTGCCCGTCGGCCTGATGCTGTGGCAATCGGCAATGCACGACGACGTCTTGCTGAACCTGGCACTCGACATCGAGCCGCTGCTGCAATTTCGATAG
- a CDS encoding D-amino acid dehydrogenase — MKIAVIGAGVIGVTTAFELAADGHAVTVFERRSAAAEETSFANAGLIAPGYVTPWAAPGMPKKVLASLFSRHAPVKLALPLSGADIGWMWKWFQACKLETYLANRARMQRLAFYSRERLHLLTAELRFEYDRSDGYMVLLRAEKDRALVQPGVQVLRDAGVKFKELDADGARQIEPALSTDTPLLGAVHLPDDEVGNCRQFTMLLKAEAQRMGVNFEFNRTVAQIETAGGASVKIANEPAPRSFDAIVLCAGVASAALLRPMGVKVPLAAVYGYSITANIREPLNAPRSAVMDERYKVAISRLGQRVRVAGSAEIGGQLQTKREAAVQTLYKVLHDWFPGAAQLANGVGGVQEWKGARPMLPDGPPIVGAAPDASGQRRLWLNLGHGSSGWALSCGSARAIADLVAGRTPEVDLDGLGFDRLR, encoded by the coding sequence ATGAAGATCGCCGTCATCGGCGCCGGGGTCATCGGCGTCACCACCGCGTTCGAACTGGCCGCCGACGGCCACGCGGTCACGGTTTTCGAGCGGCGCAGCGCCGCCGCCGAGGAAACCAGTTTCGCCAACGCCGGCCTGATCGCGCCGGGTTATGTCACCCCCTGGGCCGCGCCGGGCATGCCGAAGAAGGTGCTGGCCAGCCTGTTCAGCCGGCACGCGCCGGTGAAGCTGGCGCTGCCCCTGTCGGGCGCCGACATCGGCTGGATGTGGAAATGGTTCCAGGCGTGCAAGCTCGAAACCTACCTGGCCAACCGCGCCCGCATGCAGCGCCTGGCCTTCTACAGCCGGGAAAGGCTGCACCTGCTGACGGCCGAGTTGCGCTTCGAATACGACCGCAGCGACGGCTACATGGTGCTGCTGCGCGCCGAGAAGGATCGCGCGCTGGTGCAGCCCGGGGTGCAGGTGCTGCGCGACGCGGGCGTGAAATTCAAGGAGCTCGACGCCGATGGCGCGCGCCAGATCGAACCCGCGCTCAGCACCGACACGCCGCTGCTCGGCGCGGTGCACCTGCCCGACGACGAGGTCGGCAACTGCCGGCAGTTCACCATGCTGCTCAAGGCCGAGGCCCAGCGCATGGGTGTGAATTTCGAGTTCAATCGCACCGTAGCGCAGATAGAGACTGCGGGAGGCGCTTCCGTAAAGATAGCAAACGAGCCCGCGCCTCGCAGCTTCGACGCCATCGTGCTGTGCGCCGGCGTGGCCTCGGCCGCGCTGCTGCGGCCCATGGGCGTGAAAGTACCGCTGGCCGCCGTCTACGGCTATTCGATCACCGCCAACATCCGCGAGCCGCTGAACGCGCCGCGCAGTGCGGTGATGGACGAACGCTACAAGGTGGCGATCTCGCGGCTGGGCCAGCGCGTGCGCGTGGCCGGCAGCGCCGAGATCGGCGGCCAGCTCCAAACCAAGCGCGAGGCGGCGGTGCAGACCCTCTACAAGGTGCTGCACGACTGGTTTCCGGGCGCCGCCCAGCTTGCCAACGGCGTCGGTGGCGTGCAGGAATGGAAGGGCGCGCGGCCCATGCTGCCCGACGGCCCGCCCATCGTCGGCGCGGCGCCGGATGCCAGTGGCCAGCGCCGGCTGTGGCTCAACCTCGGCCACGGCTCGAGCGGCTGGGCGCTGAGCTGCGGCAGCGCCCGCGCCATCGCCGACCTGGTGGCCGGCCGCACGCCGGAAGTGGACCTGGACGGCCTGGGCTTCGACCGCCTGCGCTGA
- a CDS encoding bifunctional ADP-dependent NAD(P)H-hydrate dehydratase/NAD(P)H-hydrate epimerase — protein sequence MQRIDATSAQPLFGTAATRRIEQAAMSMLPPHTLMQRAGLAVARLALALAPNAGRIWIACGPGNNGGDGLEAALHLHQWGKAVVVTWLGDEAHAPADARASLLRARGAGVVLAAEAPPRLDTQDLAIDALLGLGSRRAPEGRMAEWIARMNSGPAPVLAVDLPTGLNTDTGAAASPTVQARHTLSLLTLKPGLFTAGGRDAAGQVWLDTLGVVAAEPATAILGGPPAPRPRAHASHKGSYGDVAIVGGAPGMTGAALLAASAALHGGAGRVLVGLLDDRPAAAGIAAALGATHPELMLRAVSALDVARQTVVCGCGGGQAVAAVLPRLLAEAPRMVIDADALNAIAADAALQTQLRARGDRAQFTVMTPHPLEAARLLGIDTGTLQADRLDAARRLAERFGCVVLLKGSGSVIAAPDAPPVINSTGNALLATAGTGDVLAGFTGALLAAGHTAFGAACSAAYLHGLAADSWPADTTLTAGALAARLHVP from the coding sequence ATGCAACGCATCGACGCCACTTCGGCCCAGCCCCTGTTCGGCACCGCCGCCACGCGCCGCATCGAACAGGCGGCCATGTCCATGCTGCCACCCCACACGCTGATGCAGCGCGCCGGCCTCGCCGTGGCACGCCTGGCACTGGCGCTGGCACCGAACGCCGGCCGCATCTGGATCGCCTGCGGGCCCGGCAACAACGGCGGTGACGGGCTGGAAGCGGCGCTGCACCTGCACCAGTGGGGCAAGGCGGTGGTGGTGACCTGGCTCGGCGACGAGGCCCACGCCCCGGCCGATGCCCGCGCGTCCCTGCTGCGCGCACGTGGCGCTGGCGTGGTGCTGGCCGCCGAGGCCCCGCCCCGTCTCGATACACAGGACCTGGCCATCGATGCCCTGCTCGGCCTGGGCAGCCGCCGCGCGCCCGAGGGCCGCATGGCCGAGTGGATCGCGCGCATGAACAGCGGCCCGGCACCGGTGCTGGCCGTCGATCTGCCAACCGGCCTGAACACCGATACCGGCGCGGCCGCGTCGCCCACCGTGCAGGCCCGTCACACGCTGAGCCTGCTCACGCTCAAGCCCGGCCTGTTCACGGCTGGCGGCCGCGATGCCGCGGGCCAGGTCTGGCTCGACACCCTCGGCGTGGTGGCCGCCGAGCCCGCCACCGCCATCCTCGGCGGCCCTCCCGCCCCACGGCCAAGGGCCCACGCCAGCCACAAGGGCAGCTATGGCGACGTGGCCATCGTCGGCGGCGCGCCCGGCATGACCGGTGCGGCCCTGCTCGCCGCGTCGGCCGCGCTGCACGGCGGAGCAGGCCGGGTGCTGGTCGGCCTGCTCGACGACCGGCCCGCGGCCGCGGGCATCGCCGCAGCGCTGGGCGCGACGCATCCCGAACTCATGCTGCGCGCCGTGTCGGCACTCGATGTAGCCCGGCAGACCGTGGTCTGCGGCTGCGGCGGCGGCCAGGCCGTGGCGGCGGTACTGCCGCGCCTGCTGGCCGAGGCGCCGCGCATGGTGATCGACGCCGATGCGCTGAACGCCATCGCCGCGGACGCGGCCCTGCAAACCCAGCTACGGGCCCGCGGCGATCGCGCCCAATTCACCGTGATGACCCCGCATCCGCTGGAGGCCGCTCGGCTGCTCGGGATCGACACCGGGACGCTGCAGGCCGATCGGCTCGACGCGGCGCGACGGCTGGCCGAACGTTTCGGCTGCGTGGTGCTGCTCAAGGGTTCGGGCAGCGTCATCGCCGCACCCGATGCGCCGCCCGTGATCAATTCCACCGGCAATGCCCTGCTGGCCACGGCCGGCACCGGCGACGTGCTGGCCGGCTTCACCGGCGCGCTGCTGGCGGCGGGGCACACAGCCTTCGGTGCCGCCTGCAGCGCGGCCTACCTGCACGGCCTGGCGGCGGACAGCTGGCCCGCCGACACCACACTGACCGCAGGCGCGCTCGCCGCCCGGCTTCACGTCCCTTGA
- a CDS encoding fumarylacetoacetate hydrolase family protein has protein sequence MTLSARNQAIVDHLLEARRSNQPWPAPFDETPSTEDAYAIQAAVGEALGWFPEGAKAWKVGGKGPISAAALPEVLQSPAAWATTGPDEVVIEAELALRLARTPTGPQDVAACIGTVCVSIEIVGTRLVGGLTAPPAWKLCDQGLHAGLVIGAEQPFAPYAAYTLEDWARQPCQLLVNGQLVKETKGTHPTGDPLSGMPGLTEHAARYTGGLRAGDLVTTGAWIIEKVRPGDKVEVRFEGFGKAVVQLSS, from the coding sequence ATGACACTTTCCGCGCGCAACCAGGCCATCGTCGACCACCTGCTCGAGGCCCGCCGCAGCAACCAGCCATGGCCCGCGCCATTCGACGAAACGCCCAGCACCGAGGATGCCTATGCCATCCAGGCCGCGGTGGGCGAAGCCCTGGGCTGGTTCCCCGAAGGCGCCAAGGCCTGGAAGGTCGGCGGCAAGGGGCCGATCAGCGCGGCGGCCCTGCCCGAGGTGCTGCAAAGCCCCGCGGCCTGGGCCACGACCGGCCCGGACGAGGTGGTGATCGAAGCCGAACTGGCGCTGCGCCTGGCCCGCACGCCGACCGGCCCGCAGGACGTGGCGGCCTGCATCGGCACCGTCTGTGTGTCGATCGAGATCGTCGGCACCCGGCTCGTCGGCGGCCTGACCGCGCCGCCGGCCTGGAAGCTCTGCGACCAGGGCCTGCACGCCGGCCTGGTGATCGGCGCCGAACAGCCGTTTGCGCCCTACGCGGCCTACACGCTGGAAGACTGGGCGCGCCAGCCCTGCCAGCTGCTGGTCAACGGCCAACTGGTCAAGGAAACCAAGGGCACGCATCCCACCGGCGACCCGCTGTCCGGCATGCCGGGCCTGACCGAACACGCGGCCCGCTACACGGGTGGCCTGCGCGCGGGCGACCTCGTCACCACCGGCGCCTGGATCATCGAGAAGGTGCGGCCCGGCGACAAGGTCGAGGTCCGCTTCGAAGGCTTCGGCAAGGCCGTGGTTCAGCTCTCCAGCTGA
- a CDS encoding GntR family transcriptional regulator: MKHFKSSSSLSEPDVTEQLRDGIVSGLFAPHSPLRIDALATQFGVSHMPVREALRRLEAEGLVTTEPNRGARAAEVTPDFVANILDLFTFVEAYVTRRAAERATSAQLSELQAIQARYEAAAERQDATASLWTNREFHGAIHAMAGHSDGSLILDRHWRLIGALWRTDGHQVQNFTHVIADHRQILAALIEHDSDGAAALAAAHATRAKQILLARMRENRASRAASVRVKGEGPESGVALRAAMLKAQLES, from the coding sequence GTGAAGCATTTCAAATCGTCGTCGTCCTTGAGCGAGCCAGACGTCACCGAGCAATTGCGTGACGGCATCGTGAGCGGGCTGTTCGCCCCGCACAGCCCGCTGCGCATTGATGCGCTGGCCACGCAGTTCGGCGTGTCGCACATGCCCGTTCGCGAGGCCCTGCGCCGCCTCGAGGCCGAAGGCCTGGTCACCACCGAGCCGAATCGGGGCGCACGGGCGGCCGAGGTCACACCGGACTTCGTGGCCAACATCCTCGATCTGTTCACCTTCGTCGAGGCCTACGTCACGCGCCGCGCGGCCGAACGCGCCACCTCCGCCCAACTCTCCGAACTGCAGGCCATCCAGGCGCGTTACGAGGCTGCCGCCGAGCGGCAGGATGCGACCGCCTCGCTATGGACTAACCGCGAATTCCACGGTGCGATCCACGCGATGGCCGGCCACAGCGACGGCAGCCTGATCCTGGATCGCCACTGGCGCCTGATCGGTGCCTTGTGGCGCACCGACGGCCACCAGGTGCAAAACTTCACCCACGTGATCGCCGACCACCGGCAGATCTTGGCCGCGTTGATCGAACACGACAGCGACGGCGCGGCGGCACTGGCTGCGGCGCATGCGACTCGCGCCAAGCAGATTCTGCTGGCCCGCATGCGCGAAAACCGGGCCAGCCGCGCAGCCAGCGTGCGGGTCAAGGGTGAAGGCCCGGAGTCGGGTGTGGCGCTGCGGGCTGCGATGTTGAAGGCTCAGCTGGAGAGCTGA